The DNA region CCACGATTCTCGTGGATAACCAGGACGCAGGGTAGTTTGGTCGCGTTCGCCGGCCGCGCGAGATAGCCCTTGATGCTGCCATTCCCCTGCGGCGACGGCACGGTGTCGTACTCGGCCTTGATCCGTTTGTCGTCTGCCGGGATTTGCACGGCCCAGGCATAGTTCGGCTTGAGCATCTGGAAGAGTGCCGCAGCGGTCACACCGCCGACGGCAAATTTTTCCGCACGATCCAAAAATTGGCGCCGGCTCATCCCACCGTGCACATATCCGTCAAACAGGTTCAGAAGCTCCTGCGGGAAATCCGATGCCTTCTTTCGTTGCATAGCTGTGCCTCCCAATGTGCTGAAGCCGCATTCATTGAATGTGGATCGCCCAACCGCGGAGAATACCGGTACATGGCCGATCGTCATGCCGAGCGATGGCCGGCGACGAAGCCACTCGTGGGATCAAACCATGACTGGGGGCAGGGGACGCAAGCCGTGCGGCGCCCTTCTCACGCAAACGTTACCTGGGCGCTCGCTCCACTACCGCTTGATGAGCCCAAGCTCGACCTGCTTCTTCTTGGGCAAGCCCTGCCAGACGATGAGATGCGATCGGCGAATATAGTCCCTGAGCTCATCATCCGAGAGCCCTGGCTTCGCAAAATGCTGGATCCACATCATGCCGCGTGACGCGAGATACGGTGCCGGGCGCAATCCCGGCTTTGCCTTGAGCATTTCGAATGAAATCTGGCTCACCTTGAAGGTGAAGCCTGGCTCGTCGTCTTGCCAGCCGCCGATTGCGAACACCTTGCCGCCGACTTTCCAGACATGCGACCCGCCCCATTGGACCACATAAGTGGTGGAGGCGAGGGCGCCACAGAATTCATTGAATTTCTCGTAGGTCATCTAGGCTGCACCCCACATTCGATGACGGCCTTGGCGACGGGCTCGGGCACTTCGCGGCTCGGAAAATGGCCGACGCCGTCAAGCACAAATCTCCGATAAGGCCCCGAGAACACGCCCTCCCGGCCGGCGGACATGGCCTGGTCGTTGGAACCGTCGACCGCACCGTGGATCACGAGCGTCGGGACCTGGATCACCGGCGCCGACCTCACGCGTATCTCGAGCGGGTCGTATGCCGGATCGCCCTCGGCATTGCCCCAGCGGTGCCGATAGGAATGCAGCACGATTTGGGTCCAGTCGGGATTCGCAAAGGATCTTGCGGTCGCCGCGAATTCCGCTTGGCTGTACCACCCCTGCGGCCCCCAGCTATCCCACATGAGACGCGCGAAGCCCTCGCCGTCGCGCCGGAACGCCTCCGCTCCGCGCTCCAGCGCCATGAACCAGTGATACCAATAGTTGCGGGCCTGCCGCAGCGACAATGCCTGATCGGGATGATTGGTCCCCCAGCCCACCGAGAGCGACACGCAATGGCTGATGCGCTCCGGCGCGATCGCGGTGGCAATGTAGGCTGCTCTCGCGCCCCAGTCATGGCCGAGGATCACGAACTTTCCGAGACCGAGCGCCGTGGCGAGATCAAGGGCGTCCTGCGCCAAGGCTGTGAGCTGGCCCGAGCGCGGCGTCGCGGCGGAGCGAAAGCGCGTCGGCCCAAATCCACGTAGGTAGGGTGAGAATGTGCGAAGGCCCGCCCCATGCAAGGATGGCAGGACGCGGTCCCAGGTCCGCGCATCGTCCGGCCATCCGTGCAGCAAGATCACGGGGCGGCCCGATCTTGGGCCCGCCTGCTCATAGGCGATATCGAGGAGCGGCGTGGAGATATGCGATATGGCCGTCATTCGAGATCACCGCGTTTCGCCGCTCTCGCTGAGGCGTTCGGGCGGGAGACCAAGACAAGGACGGACGGGGCGTGCATTGCAACTGAGTTTTTGTCGCCCCCGAGGCCTAGAAAATCTGGGTCTGCGATGCCCGGTTGAACGATCCCGCGTCAGGCGATAAACCCCGCTCATCGATGGAGCAGCATTGCAATCCGGGCGCCAAGGAGCTTCGCCAGAAATTTGAGTGGGAAAGCCGAGTAACTGGGCACGTCGCCCGGAATATCGCTGTTCTCGGACTTGAACCTTGTGCAAATACGCATCTCCAAAGGCGGAATATCTCCACGAAACCGCGCTCGGTACACATCAATCCAATGCTTCCCGTCATCGAAGTTAAGGAACATGGCTGAATTGCAACAGGCGGCGATGACTCTGTTCGTGGCCGATGTCTCGCTGATCTTGTGGCTCTTCAAGAGCAGGGCTCCCCTCGAGCATTTCACGCGATCCTTGCGGTAGAGGATGTAAGCCGTCCCCCCGTCGGGATCTTGAACCGGGCGTGCATTCGGCAAAGCTTCAATTTGACGGGAACCTTCCTGGCAATCGTCGCAGTAGCAGACAACGCTTGCAATTGGAGCGCCGATCGCTTCGAGTTCACGCTTCCGCATGAACACGAAGCCGTCATGTCGTTCTTCGCTGGGGCAGACATCAGCCATCCCGGACTTGGGCGTCGACGACCCCGGCATCCATTGAAGGCCCTGGGCCTGTGGCCGCGAGCGCGGCTTTGATGCGCGCGCCGGCCGCGGCTTTCGCCGGGTAGCCCATCTCCTCGAAGGCGGGGAGGTCGGGCGGCAGGGTCACCCAAGGATGTTTGGAGCGCGTGAAATAATGGGCCTCGGGTGGCAGGCGCTCGCCGTGATCCAGCATGCCCACACTGACGATAGCGATCGCCTCGCCTAATTTCGGTTGATGGGCCCACAGAGCAGACCCGCAGGCGGGGCACTGGACCTCCTTTTGACCCCCGGCGCCCTGGAGCGGCAGGGGCTCGCCTTCGAGGATGGTCAAATGGTCAGTCTCGATCATTGCGTTAGTACGGAAGGCCGACCCGCTGACCTTCTGGCAAGAGCGGCAATGGCAGCAATGGGTGATGATCGGGGCGACCTCCATGCGGAAGCGCACCTTGCTGCATTTGCAGCCGCCGGTGAGCGGGGTGAAGAGGGTATCGCTGGTCATGGTCGGGGGCTCCCTGATGAAATGGATGACCGCCCTAGTCGCAGCGCCCGACGCCGTTTCGACAATCGCTTGAAAATAATTGTAGCCATGTCGAATCCCGGCGGCGCCGAACGACAAGCCGCATTCACGCCGTGAGGAAAAAGAGCCAAGTATGCAGTACGCCTGCCTGATCTATTTCGACGCCAAAGCGGTGTTCGATCAAAGCCCTGAGGCCAATGCGGTCCTCGCCGAGGTCGCGCCCCACAATGACCAACTCAGGGCCAGCGGTCATTTCGTGACGTCTCAGGCTCTGGTGCTGCCGAGAGAGGCCGTCACCGTGCGGGTGCGCGACGGCAAGATGTCGGCGACCGACGGTCCGTTCATGGAGACCAAGGAGATGCTCGGCGGTTTCGTCGTGATCGAGGCGCGTGATCTCAACGAGGCCGTGCGGATCGCGGCGGGCATGCCGTTCGCAAAGCTGGGCTCCGTCGAGGTGCGACCGGTCGTGGATTTCAGCAAGCCCCGGCCGAAACTATGAGCATGGCCGGCGCGCACGACGCCCTGGAGGCGGTGTACCGTACCGAGGCGCGGCGCGTGCTGGCGACCCTGATCCGCCTCCTGGGGGGCTTCGAAGCGGCGGAGGAGGCCCTGCACGAGGCCTTCGCCGCCGCGGCTAAGCAGTGGCCGCGCGAGGGCGTCCCGGCCAATCCCTATGCCTGGCTGGTTTCCACCGGCCGTTTCAAGACCATCGACCGCTGGCGCCGGCAGGCGCGGTTGGCGGGCGCCTTGCCCGAGTTCGCGGCGCTGGCGGACACGGAACCGGAGCCGGCCATGCTCGAACACATCCAGGATGACGAGTTGCGGCTGATCTTCACCTGCTGCCACCCGGCCCTCGCGCCGGACGCGCGCATCGCGCTCACCTTGCGCGAGGTGGGCGGGCTGACCACCGAGGAGATCGCCCGGGCTTATCTGGCGCCCGCACCGACCATCGCTCAGCGCATCGTGCGGGCGAAGGCGAAGATCCGCGACGATGCCATCCCCTACGAAGTCCCGGCCCGCGCCGAGCTGCCGGCGCGGCTCGAGAGCGCGCTGCAGGTGGTCTATCTGATCTTCAACGAGGGCTACGCGGCGACCCAAGGGCCGAGCCTGACGCGAGACGATCTTTGCGCGGAGGCGATCCGGCTGGGCCGGCTGGTGGCCGAGCTCCTCGACGATCCCGAGGCCCTGGGCCTGCTCGCTTTGATGCTGCTGCACGAGGCGCGACGCGCCACACGCGTCGATGCGGCCGGCGACTTCGTCCTGCTGGAGGATCAGGACCGGTCGCTATGGGACCGTGGGCGGATCGCCGAAGCCCGCGGCCTGATCGAGCGGGCCCTGGTTTCGCGACGCGTCGGACCCTACCTCCTGCAGGCCGCCATCGCGGCGGTTCACGCCGAGGCGCCGAGCGCCGGCGAAACCGACTGGGCCCAGATCGTCGCGCTCTACGACGTGCTGCGTCGCGTCGACCCCTCGCCGGTGGTGGCCCTGAACCGAGCAGCCGCCCTCGGCATGCGTGACGGGCCCGAAGCCGGGCTCGCGGCGATCGAAGCGGTGCTGGGGCAGGGCGGCCTCGACGACTACCACCTGGCCCACGCCGCGCGCGCCGACATGCAGCGCAGGCTCGGCCTCACCGAGGCGGCGCGGGCCTCCTACCAACGCGCCCTCGAGCTGACGCGCCAGCCCGCGGAGCGTCGGTTCCTGCAGGCGCGCCTCAATCAACTCGCCGCCGGGAGGACCACGCTGAAGGATTAGGGCGGCAGGCAAATCGCGCGGCGGGATCGGCGCATCCTCTCCTCCGACAAGGCGTCAGGGCGTTGCTCGATCCCGCCGTCCCGGGCAGCAGCCCTCTCTTTTTTCGTGATGGTCCGTAAGCCGCGATCGCAAATAAATCGCGGCCGCGTGTCACACATCGCCGATCCATCTCGTCATGTCTTTCGGAATGACCCTGCCGAAGGAGATGATCATGACAGCGAGACTGAACCCGCTTGCCGCAGCGCCGGCGGCATCTCGGTGGTCACGTCATTCACTGATCGGTAGGCAGTTCTGGCGCTGGTCCAAGACCCGAGGCGCTCTCGCTCGCCCGTTGTCTTTGCCGTGGCTGTGACGGAGGTCCTTTCCCGAAATTCAGTGAATCTCGTGACTTTTATTTCCAACGATGTGTTGTCATGTCAGCAACATAAGATCACAAGGAGTTCAGCCTATGTCGAATACTTGCGTCGCCATCGTCTACCACAGCGGCTACGGTCACACCGAGCGGCAAGCCGAGGCCGTGAAAGCGGGCGTGGAACAGGTGGAGGGCGCCGAAGGTCTGCTTCTGACTGTCGAGGAAGCGCAAACGCGCTGGGGCGATTTGGCCTCCGCCGAAGCGATCATCTTCGGCGCGCCGACTTACGTGGCCGGCGCTTCGGCTCCGTTCAAAGTTTTCCACGAGGCGACTTCCAATGCGGTCATGGCCAAGGGCTATGCGTGGAAGGACAAGATCGCAGCCGGCTTCACCAATTCGGGCACCCGTTCCGGCGATAAGCTGGCGACGCTGATCCAGATCGCTCTGTTCGCCGCCCAGCATGGCATGCACTGGGTCAGTCTCAATCTGCCGCCTGCGAACCATTCGACGACGGGATCGGAACATGACCTGAATCGACTAGGCTTCTGGCTGGGCGCCGGCGCGCAATCGAATATTGACGAAGGGCCCGAGTTCGCGCCTCCCGAGGCGGATCTCGCCACGGCGCGTCATCTCGGACAGCGCGTGGCCGAGACGACATGTCAGTTCGTCCGCGGTCGCGCCGCGGGCCGTGCTCTGATCGATCTAAGCTATTGATGTATCTTCGCGTTTGATGTTTCGCCGAGTCACGCACGAATCCGGTCGGGATTCCTGACGGAGCGCGGATTTTGACTGCGGAGCAACGAGTTGGACACGGCGGCTGAGGGTGCGGGTGGCGCCTTTTCACGGCCGGGTTCGAACAGGCATTCGACGCGGGAACGCGTCGAACAGCCGCAGCCCAGAGATTGTGTCGAAAATCTGACGTTGATTGACAAATAAGCGGCCGGTGCGTACCTATGCAATATTGCAAAGCTGCACGAGATCGGCAGCTGCAATGAAGGCTCGGTCCCACCATGTGACGTCGCGACCGCTTGGGTGAGCGACATGAAGGAGGGGACATGAAGAGCGTGCAGTCAAAGAATTATGCGGCGGGCGATTTCGCCCTCGGGGATGGTCGTGCGCTTTGCAGCGGCCCCTTGGGCGCTGCGGCCGGCGTTCGCGGTCACGCGAGGGAAATTTTCGATCGATCTTGAGTCCGAAAGGATTGAGTACAAGCCTATAGGGGATCGCAGTTAAATTAGACTTCTGAACAATTTAGACTTGGGGTGATGTGTCCAATACTGTCTAGGTTCATTTCCGTTGGCCTTCGTAGTCAGGGATGGACAAAGGATGGCTATCGCGGTCGCGATCATACTGGCTTTGGTGGCAGTCGGCTCGGTGTTGTTTCACTTCCTGAGCCCCTGGTGGTGGACGCCCATTGCCTCGAACTGGGGCAGCATCGACGATACGATCATCATCACCTTCTGGATCACCGGGGTCGTCTTTACCGCGATCGTTTTGTTCATGGCCTATTGCGTGTTCCGCTTCCGACATCGGGAGGGAAGCCGGGCGGAATATGCGCCGGAAAACAAGAAACTCGAATCCTGGCTCGCCATCGTGACGGCTGTCGGTGTCGCGGCCATATTGGCGCCGGGCCTGGCGGTCTGGTACCAATTCGTCAACGTGCCGAAAGGGGCGGCCGAGATCGAGGTCGTGGGCCAGCAATGGAGTTGGAGCTTCCGCCTTCCGGGCAAGGGAGGCGTGCTCGGCACATCCGACATCAAATTCGTCAGCTCGGATAACCCCTTGGGGTTGAACCCTGACGACCCCAACGGCAAGGACAATCTCGTCGTCATCGGCGATGATCTCCATCTGCCCATCGGCAAGCCTGTCAAAGTATTGCTCCGATCGCTCGATGTCGTGCACGATTTCTATGTGCCGGAATTCCGGGCGAAAATGGATTTGATGCCGGGGATCGTGACCTATTTCTGGCTCACGCCGACAAAGACCGGGACGTTCGAGATTCTGTGTGCCGGGTTCTGCGGGGTCGGGCACCCGCAAATGCGCGGCAAGGTCGTGATCGACGAGGACAAGGACTATCAGGCCTGGCTGCAGAAACAGCAGCGCTTCGCGGACATGTTCAAATTGGATGCGACGAAGGAGAAGCGAGCATCCGCGAGATGAGGCTCGATCGGATCGAGCGTTCGTCGGAAGGATGCAAGGAGGATAAGCGATGGTGGATGTCACGTATGGCCCGGGCGACGTCGTCTCGCCTGCCGAAGTCGAGGATGTTGAGCTTTACCATCCGCATAGCTGGCTGACGAGATATGTCTTCTCCCAGGACGCGAAGGTCATCGCCATTCAATATTCGATGACGGCGCTCTCGATCGGGGTGGTGGCCCTGGTCTTGTCGTGGCTGATGCGCCTGCAATTGGGGTTCCCTGGCCATTTTTCTTTCATTGATGGCAGCAATTACTATCAATACATCACCATGCACGGCATGATCATGGTGGTGTATCTGCTCACCGCGCTATTCTTGGGAGGCTTCGGCAACTACCTCATCCCGCTCATGGTGGGCGCAAGGGACATGGCGTTCCCCTATGTGAACATGCTGAGCTACTGGGTCTATCTGCTCGCGGTGCTGGTCCTGGTGGCGAGCTTCTTCGTGCCGGGCGGACCAACAGGTGCGGGCTGGACCCTCTATCCGCCTCAGGCCATTCTCCCTGGCACCCCCGGGAGCGAGTGGGGCATCATCCTGATGCTCGCCTCCCTCATGTTGTTCATCATCGGCTTCACGATGGGTGGCCTGAACTACGTCGTGACCGTGCTGCAGGCACGCACGCGGGGCATGACGCTGATGCGCCTCCCCTTGACGGTGTGGGGCATCTTCACGGCCACCGTCATGGCGCTCCTGGCCTTTCCCGGCCTGTTCGTCGCCTGCGTCATGATGCTGTTCGACAGAGTGCTCGGAACGAGCTTCTTCATGCCGGCGATCGTGCAGGGCGGAGAGCAGCTGAAATACGCCGGAGGCAGCCCGATCTTGTTCCAG from Rhizobiales bacterium GAS188 includes:
- a CDS encoding Multimeric flavodoxin WrbA, which codes for MSNTCVAIVYHSGYGHTERQAEAVKAGVEQVEGAEGLLLTVEEAQTRWGDLASAEAIIFGAPTYVAGASAPFKVFHEATSNAVMAKGYAWKDKIAAGFTNSGTRSGDKLATLIQIALFAAQHGMHWVSLNLPPANHSTTGSEHDLNRLGFWLGAGAQSNIDEGPEFAPPEADLATARHLGQRVAETTCQFVRGRAAGRALIDLSY
- a CDS encoding RNA polymerase, sigma subunit, ECF family encodes the protein MSMAGAHDALEAVYRTEARRVLATLIRLLGGFEAAEEALHEAFAAAAKQWPREGVPANPYAWLVSTGRFKTIDRWRRQARLAGALPEFAALADTEPEPAMLEHIQDDELRLIFTCCHPALAPDARIALTLREVGGLTTEEIARAYLAPAPTIAQRIVRAKAKIRDDAIPYEVPARAELPARLESALQVVYLIFNEGYAATQGPSLTRDDLCAEAIRLGRLVAELLDDPEALGLLALMLLHEARRATRVDAAGDFVLLEDQDRSLWDRGRIAEARGLIERALVSRRVGPYLLQAAIAAVHAEAPSAGETDWAQIVALYDVLRRVDPSPVVALNRAAALGMRDGPEAGLAAIEAVLGQGGLDDYHLAHAARADMQRRLGLTEAARASYQRALELTRQPAERRFLQARLNQLAAGRTTLKD
- a CDS encoding Uncharacterized conserved protein, producing MQYACLIYFDAKAVFDQSPEANAVLAEVAPHNDQLRASGHFVTSQALVLPREAVTVRVRDGKMSATDGPFMETKEMLGGFVVIEARDLNEAVRIAAGMPFAKLGSVEVRPVVDFSKPRPKL
- a CDS encoding Predicted DNA-binding protein, MmcQ/YjbR family; the protein is MTYEKFNEFCGALASTTYVVQWGGSHVWKVGGKVFAIGGWQDDEPGFTFKVSQISFEMLKAKPGLRPAPYLASRGMMWIQHFAKPGLSDDELRDYIRRSHLIVWQGLPKKKQVELGLIKR
- a CDS encoding Pimeloyl-ACP methyl ester carboxylesterase, which translates into the protein MTAISHISTPLLDIAYEQAGPRSGRPVILLHGWPDDARTWDRVLPSLHGAGLRTFSPYLRGFGPTRFRSAATPRSGQLTALAQDALDLATALGLGKFVILGHDWGARAAYIATAIAPERISHCVSLSVGWGTNHPDQALSLRQARNYWYHWFMALERGAEAFRRDGEGFARLMWDSWGPQGWYSQAEFAATARSFANPDWTQIVLHSYRHRWGNAEGDPAYDPLEIRVRSAPVIQVPTLVIHGAVDGSNDQAMSAGREGVFSGPYRRFVLDGVGHFPSREVPEPVAKAVIECGVQPR
- a CDS encoding cytochrome c oxidase subunit 2 — protein: MAIAVAIILALVAVGSVLFHFLSPWWWTPIASNWGSIDDTIIITFWITGVVFTAIVLFMAYCVFRFRHREGSRAEYAPENKKLESWLAIVTAVGVAAILAPGLAVWYQFVNVPKGAAEIEVVGQQWSWSFRLPGKGGVLGTSDIKFVSSDNPLGLNPDDPNGKDNLVVIGDDLHLPIGKPVKVLLRSLDVVHDFYVPEFRAKMDLMPGIVTYFWLTPTKTGTFEILCAGFCGVGHPQMRGKVVIDEDKDYQAWLQKQQRFADMFKLDATKEKRASAR
- a CDS encoding Uncharacterized conserved protein — encoded protein: MTSDTLFTPLTGGCKCSKVRFRMEVAPIITHCCHCRSCQKVSGSAFRTNAMIETDHLTILEGEPLPLQGAGGQKEVQCPACGSALWAHQPKLGEAIAIVSVGMLDHGERLPPEAHYFTRSKHPWVTLPPDLPAFEEMGYPAKAAAGARIKAALAATGPGPSMDAGVVDAQVRDG